One Mercurialis annua linkage group LG3, ddMerAnnu1.2, whole genome shotgun sequence DNA window includes the following coding sequences:
- the LOC126675345 gene encoding uncharacterized protein LOC126675345, translating into MGGGFKVLDLVKPFLPILPEVQNPDHKVSFRRKVIYTLLSLFIFLVCSQLPLYGIHSTTGADPLYWMRAIMASNRGTLMELGITPILTSGLVMQLLAGSKLIQVDNNVREDRALLNGAQKLLGILIAVGEALAYVLSGMYGSVGQLGVGNALLIIIQLTFAAIIVICLDELLQKGYGLGSAISLFIATNTCENIIWKGFSPTTINSGRGAEFEGAVVALFHLLITRTDKVSALREAFYRQNLPNLTSLLATVLIFLIVIYFQGFRVVLPLKSKNARGQQGSYPIKLFYTSNMPIILQSALVSNLYFISQLLYNRFGGNLLVDLLGIWKETGYSSGRSIPVGGLAYYVTPPSSLADMAANPFHALFYVVFMLSACALFSKTWIEVSGSSAKDVAKQLKDQHMIMTGHRDSNLEKELNRYIPIAAAFGGMCIGALSILADSMGAIGSGTGILLAATLIYQYFEIFEKESQ; encoded by the exons ATGGGAGGAGGATTTAAAGTATTGGATTTGGTAAAACCGTTTCTACCTATTCTGCCGGAAGTGCAGAATCCCGACCACAAGGTCTCGTTCCGACGGAAAGTTATTTACACTCTGCTATCTCTTTTTATATTTCTGGTGTGCAGTCAGCTCCCGCTCTACGGCATTCATTCGACAACAGGCGCGGATCCATTATATTGGATGCGTGCAATTATGGCTTCCAATCGTGGTACTCTTATGGAGCTTGGAATTACTCCTATTCTTACTTCTGGCTTGGTTATGCAGCTTCTAGCTGGTTCTAAACTTATTCAAGTTGATAACAATGTTCGCGAGGATCGTGCTCTTCT cAATGGAGCACAAAAATTGTTGGGGATTCTGATTGCTGTTGGTGAGGCTCTTGCTTATGTGCTCTCTGGGATGTATGGTAGCGTTGGGCAGCTTGGTGTTGGGAATGCTCTTCTCATTATCATTCAGCTAACTTTTGCTGCCATTATTGTTATTTGCCTCGACGAGCTTCTCCAAAAGGGATACGGTCTAGGCTCTGCCATTTCCCTCTTCATTGCTACCAATACCTG TGAAAATATCATATGGAAAGGATTTAGTCCAACCACGATCAACAGCGGTAGGGGTGCTGAATTTGAAGGTGCTGTTGTTGCTCTATTCCATCTTCTCATCACTAGGACGGATAAAGTTAGCGCTCTCCGAGAGGCTTTCTATAGGCAGAATCTGCCTAATCTTACCAGCTTGCTCGCTACCGTTTTGATCTTTTTGATCGTGATATATTTTCAAGGATTTCGTGTGGTTCTGCCTCTCAAGTCTAAGAATGCCCGTGGTCAACAAGGGTCGTATCCCATTAAGCTGTTTTACACATCGAACATGCCGATTATTCTGCAATCCGCGCTTGTATCCAATCTTTATTTCATCTCTCAG TTGCTATACAATAGGTTCGGTGGAAATTTGTTGGTAGATCTTTTGGGAATATGGAAAGAAACTGGATACTCCAGTGGTCGATCTATCCCAGTTGGTGGTCTTGCTTACTATGTGACACCTCCATCAAG TTTGGCCGATATGGCAGCCAATCCTTTCCATGCTCTCTTCTATGTCGTATTCATGCTTTCAGCATGCGCTCTCTTCTCGAAGACGTGGATTGAGGTTTCGGGGTCTTCTGCCAAAGATGTTGCTAAGCAGCTCAAG GATCAACACATGATTATGACAGGACACCGTGATTCAAACTTAGAAAAGGAATTGAATCGCTACATTCCGATAGCAGCTGCCTTTGGAGGAATGTGCATAGGAGCACTCTCAATATTGGCAGATTCCATGGGAGCAATTGGCTCAGGAACTGGAATTTTGCTTGCCGCTACTCTTATTTACCAATACTTCGAGATATTCGAGAAAGAGAGCCAGTGA